A segment of the Nitrospira sp. genome:
CCAGTACATCCATACAGAGTGCCAGGTCAGGGCGCTGCGGATCTGCCTCCATATAGAAGGCCTTGAGCGCCGCGGGATATCGGTGCACGATCACAGGGCGATCAAACTCTTTGGACAGGATCGTTTCATCATCGGCGCCGAAATCGTCTCCCGATTTGGCCGGAAGACCTTTTTGTTGAAGAATATCGATCGCCTCGTCATACGTGATACGCGGGAACGGCGCCGTCACCCGTTCCAGCTTTGCCACATCCCGCTCCAGCAACTGCAACTCCGCGCGCCGCGTCCTCAGCACCGCCGCGACGATCTCGATCAGAAATTGCTCAGCCAACTCCATCATGTCCGCCAATTGGGCAAACGCGACCTCCGGCTCCACCATCCAAAACTCCATCAAGTGCCGGCGTGTCTTGGACTTCTCGGCCCGAAATGTCGGACCGAAGCAATAGACTTTTCCGAATGCGGCGGCGGTGGCTTCACTGTAGAGTTGGCCACTCTGGGTCAGATAGGCGGTCTCGTCGAAATACTGCGTCTGAAACAGGGTCGTCGTGCCCTCGCAGGCATTGGGCGTAAATATCGGCGCATCGACCAGTGTGAACCCCCGGTCATCGAAAAAATTCCTGCTGGCGCGGATGATTTCATGTCGAATACGTATAATTGCATGCTGCCGGCTGGAGCGCAGCCAGAGATGACGATGTTCCATTAAGAAGCCGGTGCCATGCTCCTTGGGTTGGATCGGAAACGGTTCCGCCACCTGCAATACTTCAAGCCCCGACACGTCGAGTTCATAGCCGCCCGGCGCGCGCGCATCCTGTCGCAACGTGCCGGTCACCACGACACTCGACTCTTGCGTGAGCTCCGCCGATCGTGCGAACTGGTCCTCACCGACCGTGCCCCTGCTGACGACCGCCTGTATCTCCCCGGTGCCGTCTCGCAGGATCAGGAAATGGAGCTTGCCTTTATCGCGTCGGCTGCGGAGCCAACCTCGAATCGTTACGGCCTGTCCGGCATGGGCAGGCGCTTCGTCAATGTAAATCACAGGCATGGAGGACATCCTTTGTCACGAGGAAGGTGTCGAGAGATGCACATGGGCGGAGGGTAACGAACGACGACGGGCTTTTCAAGCGCATCACAATTCGCCCCTTTCGTTGACACAATGCCGGCCTC
Coding sequences within it:
- the asnS gene encoding asparagine--tRNA ligase, coding for MPVIYIDEAPAHAGQAVTIRGWLRSRRDKGKLHFLILRDGTGEIQAVVSRGTVGEDQFARSAELTQESSVVVTGTLRQDARAPGGYELDVSGLEVLQVAEPFPIQPKEHGTGFLMEHRHLWLRSSRQHAIIRIRHEIIRASRNFFDDRGFTLVDAPIFTPNACEGTTTLFQTQYFDETAYLTQSGQLYSEATAAAFGKVYCFGPTFRAEKSKTRRHLMEFWMVEPEVAFAQLADMMELAEQFLIEIVAAVLRTRRAELQLLERDVAKLERVTAPFPRITYDEAIDILQQKGLPAKSGDDFGADDETILSKEFDRPVIVHRYPAALKAFYMEADPQRPDLALCMDVLAPEGYGEIIGGGQRMHSHERLLARLTEHQLPVEAFRWYLDLRRYGSVPHAGFGMGIERAVAWICGLEHVRETIPFPRLLYRLYP